Within Halostella limicola, the genomic segment AAGTACCCGCCAGTGACTTCCGGGACAACTAGATCGAGATTGGTGGAGTCGTCACGTGCCTTGATCTTTGAGGTCGCGTAGTAGTACTGTCCGATGTTGGCGATGCCCTGGCTCAGGTGTTCCCAAACCTCTGCGCCCGACGAATACCACGATGCAACGTCGAGACTAGACAGCGCCTCCCACGGTGCGTCGTGGTACTGCTCATCGTACATTTCGTCAGTCCCCTCCAAGTCGTCAGCGATGATCGCGCCAATCTGCATCGGATAGGCATAGAAGCCACCTTCGAGCGTAATCTTCTCTGCTTCGTCACTCTGAAGATCGCTCCATGATGTGGGGTCGAAGTCAATGTCAGAGTTGTACGGCATGGCAATCGGCTCACCGTCAACAGGGACACCGTACTCGTTGTTGTCGCCGCGGAATTCCTTGAGGAACTGGTGGACGCCCTCATAGTTTGGTACGTTATCGTACCGGACGGGTTCGAAAAGATCGTCACTTCGTCCCTGGTAGTAGAAGTAACCGTCAGTGATCGTGACGTCGTACGGTGGATTGTTTTCTGGGGCGCTCCGGATCTGGGAAATCAGCTCACTCCAGCCAGGGATAACTTCTAGCGTACCCCCGCTTTCCTCTTCGTACCACGGTTTGATCGTATTGCGGAATCGTTCCGTGTACTCACCGCTCCAAGTGGTGACCCGAAGTGTTTGGCCGGCAAATGGCCCATCACCGCTGTTGGATCCGCCACCTCCGCCTGTACAACCTGCAAGACCGAGCGCTATGCTTGTTCCAGCTGTCCCTAGAAACGCGCGACGGCCAAACTTCTTGGCTGTATTGGTCTCTGTCGAATTACAATAGTTGCTGTCCTGTGTCATTGGCTATCAAGCCACGCTCAATTTATGAGCGATAGGAGGCATAAGTATTTGGGTCACTTAACCCTCCAATGTCCCTGAACACAGGGTAAAATACGAAATAAGCCATAACCATTAACCTAATTCCACACATTGGAATGAGTATGACAATTGGCCCGCCGCCTGCTGAGCTACACCTGTCTCAGCGGCCCCAAGTCGATCAATCACCACCTGGTCCCCGTTCTCAGGAATTACTAACGGCCCAGTCCGACCTTGAAGCCAACACAGTTGCTTATCCAAAGAATCTCCCTATCGCCTTGGAGGCAGCACGTGGTGCCACGATCCGCGACGCTGATGGAAACATCTATCTAGACTTCTTTGGCGGTATCGGCGTCGCAAACGTCGGCCACGCGAATCCCTACGTCCTCACGGCTGTTCAGGACCAACAGGAGAATCTCA encodes:
- a CDS encoding ABC transporter substrate-binding protein codes for the protein MTQDSNYCNSTETNTAKKFGRRAFLGTAGTSIALGLAGCTGGGGGSNSGDGPFAGQTLRVTTWSGEYTERFRNTIKPWYEEESGGTLEVIPGWSELISQIRSAPENNPPYDVTITDGYFYYQGRSDDLFEPVRYDNVPNYEGVHQFLKEFRGDNNEYGVPVDGEPIAMPYNSDIDFDPTSWSDLQSDEAEKITLEGGFYAYPMQIGAIIADDLEGTDEMYDEQYHDAPWEALSSLDVASWYSSGAEVWEHLSQGIANIGQYYYATSKIKARDDSTNLDLVVPEVTGGYFDNFCVVRGTDKRDMAEHYLNFLLDPEIQSRWSEESWEVKSHSECEYPDFVAEDLPTTNEEMEEQLNFPNWEYLTSHSDKFNQDFNETKQSS